TTTTCccgtggagatggagagtgCGCTGGGTACAAGAGTGAAGAGCGCAATGGTTCACGAAATCGCCGTGTTAAGAACCAGGCAAATAAAGAGGTCATATCCTAGACGAGTTGATATGGCCTGGATGTCAGTATTGCGGTCATCTGTAGGTAGAAATGCCCCAAGCCGGCAGACTAATTGCAATACATCATTGAACATAATATACCTAAGGAAGCATTGCCTTCTATTGGATTATCATCAACATGACCGAGGAGCCTCAATAGGAAAGACGATTAGGAAAAGACATAACCTCCACTTCAAGACTGAAAAGAAATGCCAAGAAAAGCCAAACAGAATCCTGGAGAACGCCCCTCTTATGCCGCATCTATCAacctcttcatcaccaacgaAGCGCGCTGCAAACAGTCTGCCCAGGCAACCACCTCCTTATTTCCAGTGATGACGGAAAAATGCGACCTGAGAAGGAAGAATATTAGCTTCGCCAAAATACATGATTAGAAAGTAGTTTGCTTACCCTGCGTCAGTGACATAATATGTCATCCAAAATCTCTCGGGATTCTGCATGATGAAGCAAGACTCAGGAGAGAGACCATCTGTATTCGAGAACATTTGGTTCGGCTCCACAGTCTGCTCGTAGAACGGGTTTTTGAAGAGATCGGGGAGTtcttcaccctcctccacacAGAGCTCGAGAGCTCTGAGCGTTCGCTGGTAGCAGCGGCCGGCGAACGCATCCTTAATGGTCTGGTTCCTGTCGTTGGCGGCCTCGAGCATTAGCCCGAACCGTTCGCGCGCCGGTAGACTTTCATCGTCTGCGATGGTGCAGAAGTGTGCTGTAGTGGGCGTGTTGACTTGAACGATGTCTGGTCGACCCTTGTGGTAGTGGGACATAGATATTGCCTCCCAGGATTGGGCGTTGTAGCCGTAGTAGTAGTAGTTGGCGAGAAGGCACATGAGATCGAAgatgcccttgatgggaagatgatgatcaaggagaatgtCTTTTCCGAACTCGGAGAGGACAATGTCCCTGTACCCAAACTTGgcaatctcatcctcaaaTCGTTGCCGGACGTGGAGGATGCGCTCCTCCAAGTCAGGGGTTGTCTTGAGCGTGAACTCGTTGGGCACCTCGACAACCCCATTCGTGTGTCCGTTGACCTGTCGAGGTGGCTCGTAGGTGTTTATACCTTGGACGATGGCAGTCTGCATCGCAAATAGAGTCATCGCCTATCTCAGGTTAGCTTTCTGGGGTCTGAATGGGGTAGTTCAAAAGGAGAAAAACTGACATCGATACAAGTGTGCTCGACGTATGTGCCAGAAGTTGCGTTCTTGCACACCACAAGGGCGATGGACTTGTCAACCCACCGGTTGAAGCCCTtgagcatcatcatgtctctgATTCGCTCTTCCGCATCTGCAGGTTCTGTGTCGTCGAGACAGACCAGGAAAGCAGAGGCTTCAACCATGTCAATGGTTTCTTTGTTGGCTGGCTCTAGGTCCATCAAAGCTTGTCGGTTCTGTTGTGCGGCAATCAGTTAGCAAAGGTGCACTAGTCAAAATCATAGATAACCGGCCCAGTCCAACTCACCTCGGCCCAGGACGTGCGATCGTCAGCGCTGAGAATACTCGTCCAGTTCTCGTCAGTGTCTGGTCGGTCCAAAATGGCACTGAAAATCTTGATGAGTGCCTCGGCAGACACAttcttctctccatccttgagcatGACTTTGAAGATGTGGCCGCGGTGAAGCACTGCCATGTAGTCATTGCCAGGGAACTTTGCCATGCGATCGAGAGGCACACCAGGAAGGCGAGCAGTGTTGAAGATGTACTGCCAAAGATCGGTACAGTTGGCTGTAAACATGTAGGCCATTGGCTCCCATCGATCTGCCTCGAGATCTTGCTTGCATTGGAAGGCAATGCTGGCGATCAAAGCCGCCCGTTCCGCTTGAGTGTGGCCCATTTCTCCGAGAGGGTGGAACGCCATGAAGTTGTTGAATGGCGCAAGCGGCATGCGTCTCTGCAGGTACATGCTCTGCAGGAAGTACTTCTCCTGCCAATTCTCAATCTCTGGGTCATGGGCCTCCTCGTAGAGGCGATGGTACAGCTTTCGGCCTGTACTTCCGGGCTTCCTGAACTCTGCCACATCCCTCTCCAGACTCTCAAATTCCTCAGGTGAGAAGAACATTCTGGATCTGTCAAGGTATTCGTCGAACATGACATCGAAGTCGAAGAGAGGCATCTTGTTGAGGGTCTTGGACGCTCGACAGCAGTGGAAGTTGTGATTTGCAGCAGCAGACGCACTCTCAATCGCGGGCTCCAAGACCTTCTGGGCAGCAACGGGATCTTCCTTCTCAACGAGAGGCGCCTCGGCGTTCTGGGAAACAAGCTTGGACCTGAGGATTATGGTCTTGGCAAGGCTGGCGATGTTGGGGGCATCCAGAACTTCGGATGTTTGCAGTGTCGCCTCGAAAGTCCGCACGAGGTAGTTCTTCAACTCAATAGCGACAAGAGAATCGAGACCAAAGCTCTCCATCGAAATATCTGGGCTGATGTCCTCGACAGGGCAAGCGGTGAACATGGCGAATCGCTGGCAGATGCCGCCAACGACGACGCTCTGGACCTCCTCAGGCGTAGTCGCTTGTTGGATCAACTTGCCAATGTCAGTCgcggcctccttcttcgctTCTCCCTCTTGCTCTAGTCGAGGAACCTGACTGAATATGGGGTTCGCAAGAGCAGCCTCGTCGTGGACTGCCTCCATCGACTTTCGGTCGAACCCAAGGATCAACTGATGCAGGTCATCTTGGGTTGCCTCCGGGCTCATTGCGTATCTCATGACTGCGAACACTTCGTCGAAAGACATGAGAACCGAACCCCGCCGCATGGCCTCTTGTTGTACAGCGGGGAGAGACGTGATGGCAAGCGAGCCGTCGACAGCACCCAGGTTAAGGGCTATGTATCTGCACTGTGACGACTTCTTGCTCTGAGCGAAGGCATCCTGATAGGCGTTGCCAACTGCATAGTTGGACTGCCCAGACTTTCCGAGAATCGCTGTGATGGAGGAAAGCATGATAAAGAAGTCAGAAGCCCCAAAGGCGTCATCGAGGTTGCGAGTTCCCTGCACCTTGGGTTTGATGGCAGTGATGTAGTCATCGTGAGACATGATCTCGAAGGGGTGGTCCTAGATATGAATTAGCTATGAGCAGGAGAGTAGAGATTATCGGGAAGCTTACTCTCAATGCCATTGCTGCGTGGACGACTCCTCTCACTGGGGGAAGGCTGGCGGAACACTCGGCAGCGGCCAAGCGGACAGACTCTTCATCAGTGATATCGCAGCCAATGACGTGAAGCTCTGATCCCAAGGCGCGTAGTTCTTCCTGGAAAGCCAGTTGGTCTTCCTCCTGGAGCTTACGCCGAGAGAGCGTCACCACATGTCCCGCGCCATGAGAAGCCAGGAACTTGGCAATTCTTCGGCCAAGGTCTCCTAGACCACCAGAGACGACATAAGTGCCATTCGGATCCAGGTGAAGGGGTTTAGGACGCGCCAAGGTCAACTTGACCTGTGTCTGATCATCAGAGATGAGAACAACCTTGCCAGTATGCTTCCTAGACTGGATCAGACGGAAAGCGTCCTCGATGTCTGTCATGGGCATGGTTGTTATGGGAGCAACAGGCCTCAAAGTTCCGTCCTCAAACATGGACAAGACTTTTTCGAGAGTCTCTCTCATCTTGGTTGGCTTGAGGCGAGCAAGAACTGTCAGGTCCACCGCGGCAAAAGTAACGCTACTGTCGAAGGGAACCATGCTGATCTCATTCTTCCGATAGATATCAGACTTTCCAATCTCGACAAAGGTTCCCAAGGGTGCGAGAACGGCGAACGAGTCATGAAGTGATTCGCCCGACAAAGAGTTCAAGACGCAGTCAACGCCCTTGTTCTGGGTAAGTCTCAGGATGCCCTGCTTGAACGTCCGGAGTCGAGATGAGAAGATGTGACTGGGTGGGAGGTTGAACGTGTCGATAAGCAATTGCCGCTTTGCACTGCTACCAACAGTGCAGAAAATCTCGGCTCCAATGTTCTGGGCGAGCTGGATGGCTGCTtgaccaacaccaccagAAGCGGCATGAATCAAGATGGTCTGTCCACGCTCAAGACGAGCAACTTCGACGAGACAGTGGTAGGCGGTGCAGAAGATGACAGGGATGGAAGCACCAACTGAGTAGGACATTGTCTCTGGAAGGTGACTGCTGAAGTTGCCATTGATCCGTGGGTGACTTGAGAAGGGCTCGGCGAAGATACCGCAAACTCGATCTCCgaccttgaacttgttctcGACTTCAGAGCCTACCTTTCGAACAATGCCGGTACACTCGCCCGCCATAGTGACGCCAGGCACCATCTGACCCATGGCGATGAAGACATCCTTGAAGTTGACGCCATAGGCTCTGGCCTCAAGCTCCAGCTCGAACGGTCCAAGAGGCTTCAAAGGGGTTTCATCATCCACGAACCGAAGGCTGCTCAGGAGACCAGGCgtctcaacctccaacttGAGTGGTCGCTCCGCTTGTTGGAAAGGTCCCGTCGCCATGCTTTGCGCATAGATGGCCCTCTTGACCCAGTCATCGAACTTAGCATCAGCGTGGACTCTGGGAATGAGAAGCTGGCCGTCGCTGAAAGCGtactcatcctcatcagaTCGTGCCGAGCCAATCGGAGTAGCAAAAGACCTTGTAACAATATGCTGGAGCTGAGAAACCAGCGTATCTGGGCTGGACATGATGTCGGCCTGTACATCAAGCGTGACAAATCGCATTCCTGCGTTCTCTCGTCGAACAACTCTAGAGAGACCGGTGATCATGCCCTTGGCCGGATTGTGCACATCAGCACCGCTTCCTTGACAGCTAACCCACAGCACGTTCTTTGCTTTGGTGACGAGTGCCACAACTTGAGAAAACTCGTCTGCGGTTGGTGAGGCCAGGATGGCATCCGCTGCGTCATCAAGGGCGATGTAAATGCACTCAGCGCTCACTGGTTCAGATGACAAGTTGCCGAGAGAGCAAGGGAATCCCATGTTTGTCAACTTGACTACTAGTAAGACAGCGAGAGAGGTGAACTCGTCATGCGACTGAGACTGGCAGATAACATGGACAGAAGGGAAATCTTGCCGCAAAGCAGACTGTTCATCGATAGCTGTGGCGACAATCAGATGAGATTGTGCGATAGAGCTATCAGGTGAGACTCCCTGGAAGCCGTGCTTTTCCAGACGAGCAGCCCACTCGCCCTCTGACGAGGGAGCAGAAACGCCAAGAACCAGTCGTCCGCGAGAGTTCAAGAGCTTTCGCGAGTTGGCCAGACTCTCATCAATGGAGATTGTTCCGTGAAACCTGCCTGAAACGATGATGAGGTCGTACTCTCCTTGTTGAAAGCCTTGCTGAGTAGGATCCTTGGAGATATCCAAAGTCTTGACATCAACACGATCGCTCCAACTCTGGAACGATGTTTTGACCTGCTCCAAAGCCTCGCTGTGGGCATCGGTGTAGCAGTATCGGTCTAGCAAAAGACCTTCAGGACGGTCAAGTGCTTGGATCAACGGCAGTGCCAGGCTGCCCTCAGTTCCGGCTCCCACTTCCAAGATCTTCATATGCGGCTGCTTGAAGGCCAGGAGCTGAACATAGTCGGCCAACTGGGAATCGGCCAACTTCTGAGGCGGAAGAAGATCGACATCCGGTTTCCACTCGATGGCATAGCTCATCTTGCGATTGAACGGGAGGGTAGTCTCGTCAACTGGAGCTTCACCAATGCCTCGAAGAGAGCCCCCAccgatgttgatgacgggCACCAGGGGCTCGCCCTCAGCTGTCTCTTCAAACACCATAATCTGGATGCGAGCAAACCGGAAGCCCGTCTCGATGATCGTGGTGGAAGCAACCCATTTGGTGCCGGGGTTACTGCTGAGTCGGCAGTCGATGGTCATTTCATCGATGGTAGTAGGCATGACGGGCCCATTACCGATGCTTCTCCTGTAGAGGGGAATTCCCAACTGGAAGACAGAGTCTAGTGGGGCTGGATGAATCACATGAGGCTGCTGATGCTTCCGAGGCATCACACTCGCCA
This window of the Fusarium keratoplasticum isolate Fu6.1 chromosome 3, whole genome shotgun sequence genome carries:
- a CDS encoding Carrier domain-containing protein, which gives rise to MSELSPSPIAIIGMACRLPGGSDNPDKLWDMLSEGRTGWREIPEDRWNKDSFYHPDPEAKEAVNFKGLYFLNQDITAFDARFFNIHPHEAHCLDPQQRILMETTYEALENAGQTLAGIKGSDTSVHVGAYATDFERMGYKDTARTPKAHMIGTGIAILSNRISYVFDLKGPSSTVDTGCSGSMVALHQACHGLRARESKMAIVAGTQLVLTPDQIIPMSSVGMTNPDGKCYVFDSRGAGYARGEGVVSFILKRLDDAVRDGDKVHAIIRNSGLNQDGKTAGLTLPNPISQANLMRQVYKNAGLDPADTAYVEAHGTGTKAGDSAEISSIAEVFCPNGEREDGLYVGSIKSNIGHLEASSGVAGLLKAVLILKHGAIPPNVDFIEPKPTLHLEERKIKIATEMVPLPSSTGPRRVSVNSFGYGGTNAHVILEAPSTYEKAEDIPVLKASNGTNGHSEQTNGTNGHSNGTNGVNGHAKEANGTNGTNEHVKEPNGTNGHAKDTQSAQVQTSDGSVTNETNGVNGKQTAAHGSQLFVLSARSEASLQAMVSNLQKWASAHEDASYFPDLAYTLSARRSEMQFRFSVAASSHEELIDLLGQKPRITKAMATFRSVFLFTGQGAQWHAMGRELTMHQPVFRASMLRSDEILKQLGAEWSLTDELSRDEKSSRVGQAEISQPSTTAIQIALVDLLKSFGVFPNAVLGHSSGEIAAGYAAGALDHETALEISYRRGFMSKACARVISSKGAMMAVGLGEHDVQKYIDQTRTGLICVACVNSPVSTTISGDETAIDELKQILDEESIFNRKLKVDTAYHSHHMKKVAAEYLESISHIKARTPNPDVKFYSSVLISQKTDDFGAQYWVDNLVSPVRFGNALDLLCRTETIGVEPSPFTLFTEVGPHGALAGPVRQTIKGLNLPSFKSNYLPTLVRGRDAVISLLETAGKLFESGYPVSLEATLAQDGSKAPGLIDDLAPYSWDHSTNYIYESNLSKQHRFRAHPPHDLLGLRVPGTTTQEPTWRNFLGVDSLPWLKDHVVDGFAIYPAAAYLSMAIEAARQISVDRKVQGVISQVHLKNVSFSKSIMIPERRSDGLTSDVEVLLTLRPAKHLTDRTWETFRIMALSPEDVWHEHCSGSIMLEWVSKEDEVEGPREESMTVSSRLKHLQDIIDACDTTFSGEDLYKNFTENGNVYGPTFQGIQSAKIGPRGGIAEISIPDVASVMPRKHQQPHVIHPAPLDSVFQLGIPLYRRSIGNGPVMPTTIDEMTIDCRLSSNPGTKWVASTTIIETGFRFARIQIMVFEETAEGEPLVPVINIGGGSLRGIGEAPVDETTLPFNRKMSYAIEWKPDVDLLPPQKLADSQLADYVQLLAFKQPHMKILEVGAGTEGSLALPLIQALDRPEGLLLDRYCYTDAHSEALEQVKTSFQSWSDRVDVKTLDISKDPTQQGFQQGEYDLIIVSGRFHGTISIDESLANSRKLLNSRGRLVLGVSAPSSEGEWAARLEKHGFQGVSPDSSIAQSHLIVATAIDEQSALRQDFPSVHVICQSQSHDEFTSLAVLLVVKLTNMGFPCSLGNLSSEPVSAECIYIALDDAADAILASPTADEFSQVVALVTKAKNVLWVSCQGSGADVHNPAKGMITGLSRVVRRENAGMRFVTLDVQADIMSSPDTLVSQLQHIVTRSFATPIGSARSDEDEYAFSDGQLLIPRVHADAKFDDWVKRAIYAQSMATGPFQQAERPLKLEVETPGLLSSLRFVDDETPLKPLGPFELELEARAYGVNFKDVFIAMGQMVPGVTMAGECTGIVRKVGSEVENKFKVGDRVCGIFAEPFSSHPRINGNFSSHLPETMSYSVGASIPVIFCTAYHCLVEVARLERGQTILIHAASGGVGQAAIQLAQNIGAEIFCTVGSSAKRQLLIDTFNLPPSHIFSSRLRTFKQGILRLTQNKGVDCVLNSLSGESLHDSFAVLAPLGTFVEIGKSDIYRKNEISMVPFDSSVTFAAVDLTVLARLKPTKMRETLEKVLSMFEDGTLRPVAPITTMPMTDIEDAFRLIQSRKHTGKVVLISDDQTQVKLTLARPKPLHLDPNGTYVVSGGLGDLGRRIAKFLASHGAGHVVTLSRRKLQEEDQLAFQEELRALGSELHVIGCDITDEESVRLAAAECSASLPPVRGVVHAAMALRDHPFEIMSHDDYITAIKPKVQGTRNLDDAFGASDFFIMLSSITAILGKSGQSNYAVGNAYQDAFAQSKKSSQCRYIALNLGAVDGSLAITSLPAVQQEAMRRGSVLMSFDEVFAVMRYAMSPEATQDDLHQLILGFDRKSMEAVHDEAALANPIFSQVPRLEQEGEAKKEAATDIGKLIQQATTPEEVQSVVVGGICQRFAMFTACPVEDISPDISMESFGLDSLVAIELKNYLVRTFEATLQTSEVLDAPNIASLAKTIILRSKLVSQNAEAPLVEKEDPVAAQKVLEPAIESASAAANHNFHCCRASKTLNKMPLFDFDVMFDEYLDRSRMFFSPEEFESLERDVAEFRKPGSTGRKLYHRLYEEAHDPEIENWQEKYFLQSMYLQRRMPLAPFNNFMAFHPLGEMGHTQAERAALIASIAFQCKQDLEADRWEPMAYMFTANCTDLWQYIFNTARLPGVPLDRMAKFPGNDYMAVLHRGHIFKVMLKDGEKNVSAEALIKIFSAILDRPDTDENWTSILSADDRTSWAENRQALMDLEPANKETIDMVEASAFLVCLDDTEPADAEERIRDMMMLKGFNRWVDKSIALVVCKNATSGTYVEHTCIDAMTLFAMQTAIVQGINTYEPPRQVNGHTNGVVEVPNEFTLKTTPDLEERILHVRQRFEDEIAKFGYRDIVLSEFGKDILLDHHLPIKGIFDLMCLLANYYYYGYNAQSWEAISMSHYHKGRPDIVQVNTPTTAHFCTIADDESLPARERFGLMLEAANDRNQTIKDAFAGRCYQRTLRALELCVEEGEELPDLFKNPFYEQTVEPNQMFSNTDGLSPESCFIMQNPERFWMTYYVTDAGSHFSVITGNKEVVAWADCLQRASLVMKRLIDAA